A region from the Desulfobacteraceae bacterium genome encodes:
- a CDS encoding TraB/GumN family protein, with product MSTPENPAIHRLQHGDKEITLIGTAHVSRESADLVTSVIAAEKPDTVCVELCPTRYQAIQQKNAWQDMDIVKVIREKKAFLLLANLMLAAFQKRIAAKLDVAPGQEMLSAIETATQTGAGIHLADRDIRITLGRVWRFLGLWGKIKLILQLVLSLGQADEIQEADIERMKQEDMLQSVLSELGRSLPVIKEILIDERDGFLAEKIRSAPGRRIVAVVGAGHVPGIKALWQTPVDLDALNALPPKSRLSGMLKWLLPGAILLLMVAGFFRGGAAAGADMITWWVLANGLLAGLGALIALAHPLTILSSVLAAPLTSLNPMIAAGWVSGLVEAFSRKPRVRDFENLSVDILSLRGFWHNKVTRILMVVVFTNLGSSLGTLVAIPLMAKVL from the coding sequence ATGTCGACCCCTGAAAACCCGGCGATCCACCGCTTGCAGCACGGCGATAAAGAAATCACCCTGATCGGCACCGCCCACGTCTCCCGGGAGAGCGCGGATCTCGTCACCTCGGTGATCGCAGCCGAAAAGCCCGACACGGTCTGCGTCGAGCTCTGCCCCACGCGCTACCAGGCGATCCAGCAAAAAAACGCCTGGCAGGACATGGACATCGTCAAGGTGATCAGGGAAAAAAAAGCGTTTCTGCTCCTCGCCAACCTGATGCTGGCCGCCTTCCAGAAGCGCATTGCGGCAAAGCTCGACGTCGCCCCCGGCCAGGAGATGCTCAGCGCCATCGAGACCGCCACTCAGACCGGGGCCGGCATTCACCTGGCCGACCGCGACATCCGCATCACCCTGGGCCGCGTCTGGCGGTTCCTGGGCCTCTGGGGCAAGATCAAGCTGATCCTGCAGCTGGTCCTGTCGCTGGGCCAGGCCGACGAGATCCAGGAGGCCGACATCGAGCGAATGAAGCAGGAAGACATGCTGCAGTCCGTCCTGTCGGAGCTCGGCCGCTCGCTGCCGGTGATCAAGGAAATCCTGATCGATGAGCGCGACGGCTTCCTGGCCGAAAAGATCCGCAGCGCCCCGGGGCGCAGGATCGTGGCGGTGGTCGGCGCCGGGCATGTGCCGGGCATCAAGGCCCTCTGGCAGACCCCCGTCGATCTGGACGCCCTGAACGCCCTGCCCCCCAAAAGCCGCCTCTCGGGCATGCTCAAGTGGCTGCTTCCGGGTGCCATCCTGCTCCTGATGGTGGCGGGATTTTTCCGCGGCGGGGCCGCCGCCGGCGCCGACATGATCACCTGGTGGGTGCTGGCCAACGGCCTCCTGGCCGGCCTGGGGGCGCTGATCGCCCTGGCCCACCCGCTGACGATCCTCTCCTCGGTCCTGGCGGCCCCCCTGACCTCCCTGAACCCCATGATTGCCGCCGGTTGGGTTTCGGGTCTGGTGGAGGCATTCTCGCGCAAGCCGCGGGTGCGGGATTTCGAGAACCTTTCGGTGGACATCCTCTCGCTGCGCGGGTTCTGGCACAACAAGGTGACCCGCATCCTGATGGTGGTGGTGTTCACCAATCTCGGCAGTT